The Prunus persica cultivar Lovell chromosome G7, Prunus_persica_NCBIv2, whole genome shotgun sequence genome has a segment encoding these proteins:
- the LOC18771086 gene encoding uncharacterized protein LOC18771086, producing MAFAHYPVTIPVETTKHAKTSILKPPSSSESLSLSLPPPLKPRNLSIFSGFRRLGHNGKYFHSPSAQAEPQEPQVSTAADAITHFKHLLLPIVDGNPYLSEGTRQAIATAAALANKYGADITVVVIDEKEKESLPQHETQLSTIRWHLSEGGFKEYKLLERLGEGNKPTAIIGEVADDLNLDLVVISMEAIHSKHVDANLLAEFIPCPVILLPL from the exons ATGGCTTTTGCTCACTACCCAGTAACCATTCCTGTCGAAACCACAAAGCACGCAAAGACTTCGATTCTGAAaccaccttcttcttctgagtctctctctctttctcttcctcctcctctcaaACCTCGCAATCTCTCCATATTTTCCGGATTCAGACGGCTGGGGCATAATGGTAAATACTTTCACTCTCCATCAGCACAGGCTGAGCCGCAAGAGCCTCAAGTCAGTACAGCTGCAGATGCCATTACCCATTTCAAGCATCTGCTTCTGCCCATCGTCGATGGGAACCCATATCTCTCCGAGGGAACAAGACAG GCTATAGCTACTGCTGCTGCTTTGGCAAACAAGTATGGAGCTGACATTACGGTTGTGG TTATCgatgagaaggagaaggagtcTCTGCCGCAACATGAAACCCAACTTTCTACTATCCGCTGGCATCTCTCTGAAG GTGGGTTCAAAGAATACAAGCTGCTAGAGCGACTTGGGGAAGGGAACAAGCCGACAGCCATCATCGGCGAGGTTGCTGATGACCTGAATTTGGATTTAGTTGTTATAAGCATGGAAGCTATTCATTCCAAGCATGTTGATGCAAACCTGCTTGCAGAGTTCATTCCTTGCCCGGTCATCCTTTTGCCATTGTAA
- the LOC18771738 gene encoding methyltransferase-like protein 23 isoform X1, protein MEPIDSAETETADTLMTTVSRHHFGDEMDEPAFSISIIENMKEDYGLFVWPCSVVLAEYVWQQRLRFSGAGVLELGAGTSLPGLVAAKVGADVTLTDDSSRLEVLDNMKRVLDLNKLECNFCFQVMGLTWGVWDASTFSLHPKFVLGADVLYDASAFDDLFATVTFLLQSSPGSVFITTYHNRSGHHLIEFLMVKWGLKCVKLLDAFSFMPSHKASGLSGNLQLAEIVLDSQRAEIPVLH, encoded by the exons ATGGAACCCATTGACTCGGCCGAAACCGAAACGGCCGATACTCTTATGACGACGGTGTCTCGTCATCATTTCGGGGATGAAATGGACGAACCGGCCTTCTCCATCTCTATCATCGAGAACATGAAGGAAGACTATGGTCTGTTCGTGTGGCCCTGTAGCGTGGTCCTAGCGGAGTATGTTTGGCAACAGAGATTGCGCTTTTCCGGAGCCGGTGTGTTAGAG CTTGGTGCTGGAACTTCCTTGCCAGGTTTAGTTGCAGCCAAAGTTGGTGCCGACGTCACTCTCACTGATGACTCGAGTAGATTAGAG GTGCTGGACAACATGAAACGAGTGCTTGACCTTAATAAACTTGAGTGCAAT TTCTGTTTTCAGGTAATGGGATTGACATGGGGAGTTTGGGATGCATCTACATTCAGTTTACATCCAAAATTTGTTCTTGGGGCTGATGTGTTATATGATGCTAGTG CCTTTGATGACCTCTTTGCCACTGTTACATTCCTGCTCCAAAGTTCTCCGGGGTCAGTGTTCATAACAACTTACCATAATCGGAG TGGACATCATCTGATTGAGTTTTTGATGGTCAAATGGGGGTTGAAGTGTGTGAAGCTTCTTGATGCCTTTTCATTTATGCCATCCCACAAGGCATCCGGGCTAAGCGGCAACCTTCAGTTGGCAGAGATTGTTCTGGATAGTCAACGGGCTGAGATACCGGTTTTGCATTAG
- the LOC18771738 gene encoding methyltransferase-like protein 23 isoform X2 has protein sequence MEPIDSAETETADTLMTTVSRHHFGDEMDEPAFSISIIENMKEDYGLFVWPCSVVLAEYVWQQRLRFSGAGVLELGAGTSLPGLVAAKVGADVTLTDDSSRLEVLDNMKRVLDLNKLECNVMGLTWGVWDASTFSLHPKFVLGADVLYDASAFDDLFATVTFLLQSSPGSVFITTYHNRSGHHLIEFLMVKWGLKCVKLLDAFSFMPSHKASGLSGNLQLAEIVLDSQRAEIPVLH, from the exons ATGGAACCCATTGACTCGGCCGAAACCGAAACGGCCGATACTCTTATGACGACGGTGTCTCGTCATCATTTCGGGGATGAAATGGACGAACCGGCCTTCTCCATCTCTATCATCGAGAACATGAAGGAAGACTATGGTCTGTTCGTGTGGCCCTGTAGCGTGGTCCTAGCGGAGTATGTTTGGCAACAGAGATTGCGCTTTTCCGGAGCCGGTGTGTTAGAG CTTGGTGCTGGAACTTCCTTGCCAGGTTTAGTTGCAGCCAAAGTTGGTGCCGACGTCACTCTCACTGATGACTCGAGTAGATTAGAG GTGCTGGACAACATGAAACGAGTGCTTGACCTTAATAAACTTGAGTGCAAT GTAATGGGATTGACATGGGGAGTTTGGGATGCATCTACATTCAGTTTACATCCAAAATTTGTTCTTGGGGCTGATGTGTTATATGATGCTAGTG CCTTTGATGACCTCTTTGCCACTGTTACATTCCTGCTCCAAAGTTCTCCGGGGTCAGTGTTCATAACAACTTACCATAATCGGAG TGGACATCATCTGATTGAGTTTTTGATGGTCAAATGGGGGTTGAAGTGTGTGAAGCTTCTTGATGCCTTTTCATTTATGCCATCCCACAAGGCATCCGGGCTAAGCGGCAACCTTCAGTTGGCAGAGATTGTTCTGGATAGTCAACGGGCTGAGATACCGGTTTTGCATTAG
- the LOC18771476 gene encoding peroxidase 64: MAFNLAFLSSVLIILSAFSPVITALSSNYYDKSCPNVDQIVSNAVKKAAANDRTVPAALLRMHFHDCFIRGCDASVLLNSKGSNQAEKDGPPNISLHAFYVIDNAKKQVEASCPGVVSCADILALAARDAVVQSGGPNWDVPKGRKDGRTSKATETRQLPAPTFNISQLQQSFSQRGLSLNDLVALSGGHTLGFSHCSSFQNRIHNFNATHDVDPSLRPSFAASLKNTCPINNRPKNAGATMDPSSTTFDNAYYKLILQGKSLFSSDQALLSFPKTKNLVTKFATSKEAFLDAFVNSMIKMSSITGGQEVRKDCRIVN, translated from the exons ATGGCCTTTAATCTTGCATTCTTGAGCTCAGTCCTCATCATCCTTTCAGCCTTTTCCCCGGTGATTACCGCACTGAGCTCGAATTATTACGATAAGAGCTGTCCTAACGTTGACCAAATAGTTTCAAATGCTGTCAAGAAAGCGGCAGCTAATGACAGAACTGTCCCGGCTGCTCTGCTCAGGATGCATTTCCATGACTGTTTCATAAGG GGTTGTGATGCCTCTGTGTTGTTAAATTCCAAAGGGAGCAACCAAGCAGAGAAAGATGGGCCACCAAATATTTCTTTGCATGCATTTTATGTCATTGACAATGCAAAGAAACAAGTGGAGGCTTCCTGCCCTGGTGTGGTCTCATGTGCTGATATCTTGGCTCTAGCTGCAAGGGATGCTGTTGTGCAA TCTGGAGGTCCAAACTGGGATGTgccaaaaggaagaaaagatgGAAGAACATCAAAGGCTACTGAAACCAGACAATTGCCAGCTCCAACCTTCAACATATCTCAACTGCAGCAGAGCTTCTCTCAGAGAGGTCTGTCCTTGAATGACCTGGTGGCTCTTTCAG GAGGTCACACTCTAGGGTTCTCTCACTGCTCATCTTTCCAAAACAGAATCCACAACTTCAATGCCACACACGACGTCGATCCTTCACTGCGACCATCCTTTGCAGCAAGCTTAAAGAATACATGTCCCATCAATAACAGGCCAAAAAACGCTGGCGCCACCATGGATCCTTCTTCAACAACTTTTGATAACGCATACTACAAGTTGATCCTCCAGGGGAAGAGCTTGTTTTCTTCAGACCAAGCTCTGCTTAGTTTTCCAAAGACCAAAAATTTGGTTACTAAGTTTGCTACTTCAAAGGAAGCTTTCTTAGATGCTTTTGTGAATTCTATGATTAAGATGAGTAGCATTACAGGTGGACAAGAGGTCAGGAAAGACTGCAGGATAGTAAATTAA
- the LOC18769329 gene encoding pre-rRNA-processing protein esf1 has translation MGSNKKNKKSKNKNEKSKGSDENLITDSRFSSVHWDPRFQNVPKHKAKVEIDSRFDRMFSDKRFGSSSVPLDKRGKPKKLDQGNSLRHYYKIEEDEDKVNSEVKKKEKKIEEEVEEESEELEELGGEESEDDVASGDSDTTTDTNTDDEYEEEEVVFEDGEPGMEAEDVPEIDKETHRLAIVNLDWRHVKAVDLYAVLRSFLPKDGEMKSVAVYPSEFGLQRMKEEELHGPVGLFDDENEKSDEDEDDDDDEFDAQKLRAYEISKLRYYYAVVECDSSATADYLYKNCDGVEFERSSNKLDLRFIPDSMEFQHPPRDIATEVPANYVGLDFQTQALQQSKIDISWDEDDPGRKTLKRKFTDDQLSELELKEFLASDESESDEDENDDATEDKSDKKSKKRDLYRTLILSGNGKGDASDGDGEGEDDDKDMEITFNTGLEDISKRIQEKRDKESETVWEAYLRKRREKKKASKNRSKDSSEDEGSDTDREATEDADDFFIEEPSVKKSKKGSQGKGKKGDKGNQDMDREAEASRNELELLLADDKGADTGLKGYNLKRKKTKGKKGKEVQEEDNIPAVDYEDPRFSALFTSPRFALDPTDPQFKRSAAYARQLALRQQKGDQEEVVEREVKSDVLRSKIEKSSLIRSIKMKANPFDGKMSKKQENLPSKGRKEKKDKQEAPSLVEPVKKKKKTKA, from the exons ATGGGATCCaataagaagaacaagaagagcaagaacaagaatgaaaaatCCAAAGGCAGCGATGAGAACCTCATCACTGACTCTCGGTTTTCGTCCGTACACTGGGACCCTAGGTTCCAGAACGTCCCGAAGCACAAGGCGAAGGTGGAGATCGACTCGCGATTCGATCGCATGTTCTCGGACAAGCGATTCGGCTCGTCCTCGGTCCCGCTAGACAAGCGAGGCAAGCCGAAGAAGCTCGACCAAGGGAATTCGCTGCGCCATTACTATAAAATCGAAGAGGACGAGGATAAGGTCAATTCCgaagtgaaaaagaaagagaaaaagattgaGGAAGAGGTAGAAGAAGAGAGTGAGGAGTTGGAGGAACTCGGTGGAGAGGAATCGGAGGATGACGTGGCGAGTGGTGACTCGGATACGACGACGGACACAAACACGGATGatgaatatgaagaagaagaagtggtTTTCGAGGACGGTGAGCCTGGAATGGag GCGGAAGATGTACCAGAAATTGATAAGGAAACTCACAGGCTTGCTATTGTTAACCTGGATTGGAGGCATGTTAAG GCTGTTGACCTGTATGCGGTGTTGAGGTCTTTTCTCCCAAAAGATGGAGAAATGAAGTCTGTGGCTGTCTATCCATCTGAGTTTGGACTCCAGCGTATGAAAGAGGAAGAACTTCATGGTCCTGTTGGCCTATTTGAtgatgaaaatgagaaaagtgatgaagatgaggacgacgatgatgatgagtttgatgctCAGAAATTGCGTGCTTATGAGATAAGCAAGCTAAG GTACTATTATGCTGTAGTGGAATGTGACTCAAGTGCCACAGCAGATTACCTTTACAAAAATTGTGATGGAGTTGAGTTTGAACGGTCATCAAATAAACTTGATTTAAGGTTTATCCCTGATTCAATGGAATTTCAACACCCACCCCGTGACATTGCAACAGAG GTACCTGCAAACTATGTGGGTTTGGATTTCCAGACTCAAGCTCTGCAACAGAGTAAAATTGATATTTCTTGGGATGAGGATGACCCAGGACGTAAGACCCTGAAACGGAAATTCACTGACGATCAG CTTTCTGAATTGGAGCTGAAGGAGTTTTTGGCATCTGATGAGAGTGAAAGTGATGAGGATGAGAATGATGATGCTACAGAGGACAAGTCCGATAAAAAGAGTAAAAAACGAGATTTGTACCGCACTTTAATCCTGTCTGGAAATGGAAAGGGAGATGCTTCAGATGGAGATGGTGAAGGTGAAGACGATGACAAGGACATGGAGATCACATTTAATACTGGCTTAGAGGATATAAGCAAGCGCAttcaagaaaagagagataaggAATCAGAAACAGTTTGGGAGGCCTATCTCAGAAAAAGACGTGAGAAAAAGAAGGCTAGTAAAAACAGATCTAAGGATTCATCAGAGGATGAGGGTAGCGACACTGATCGAGAGGCAACAGAAGATGCAGATGATTTCTTTATTGAAGAGCCTTCAgtcaaaaaaagtaaaaagggtTCTCAAGGTAAAGGTAAAAAAGGAGATAAAGGAAACCAAGATATGGATAGGGAAGCAGAAGCAAGCAGAAACGAGCTTGAGTTATTGCTTGCTGATGACAAGGGAGCAGATACAGGTCTTAAGGGCTACAATTTGAAACGTAAAAAGACTAAGGGAAAGAAGGGTAAAGAAGTTCAAGAAGAGGACAATATACCAGCTGTTGATTACGAAGATCCACGGTTTTCAGCCCTCTTCACATCTCCCCGTTTTGCTCTGGATCCAACAGATCCACAGTTCAAAAG GAGTGCAGCTTATGCTCGGCAGTTGGCATTGAGACAGCAGAAGGGTGACCAAGAAGAAGTGGTAGAAAGGGAAGTAAAATCTGATGTCTTGCGGTCAAAGATAGAGAAATCGTCATTAATCAGATCAATAAAGATGAAAGCCAACCCCTTTGATGGTAAGATgtcaaagaaacaagaaaatttgCCATCCAAAgggagaaaggaaaagaaagataagCAGGAGGCCCCAAGCTTGGTTGAACCagttaagaaaaagaaaaagaccaaAGCTTAA
- the LOC18771264 gene encoding aspartyl protease family protein 1, protein MAFTCIRASSSSSFTATRLLVSVFILGWASRTCSGFGSYGFDIHHRFSDPVKAILGSDELPEKGSAEYYAAMAHRDRLIRGRHLSTADETTPLTFVYGNETYQIGAFGHLHYANVSVGTPSTSYLVALDTGSDLLWLPCDCSSCVRGLKFSNGVVKKFEIYSPNTSSTSKKVSCNSTYCEQPQHCASAASDCHYKIEYLSNDTSSTGVLVEDVLHLTTDDAKQKDVNAQIGFGCGKEQTGIFLDGAAPNGLLGLGMDDVSIPSILASQGLASNSFSMCFGLDGSGRISFGDNGSLDQAETPFNLKNGRAYPTYNITITQLAIGESVTDLEFYAIFDSGTSFTYLNDPAYTQITENFNSALKNKQRSKDSSIPFEYCYDISPNQTVNLTLKGGKQYPLLDPLVVFANEDGTPMLYCLGIVKSGDVNIIGQNFMTGYRVIFDRERMVLGWKESNCYNVEDTVTLPVTKSKSPAASPSSTINPEATAGSTNTSHIPPSNHSPKLNSFACALTMVLFACFAIV, encoded by the exons ATGGCCTTTACTTGCATcagagcttcttcttcttcttctttcactGCCACGCGTCTTTTAGTGTCTGTTTTCATATTGGGTTGGGCTTCTCGGACCTGTTCCGGGTTCGGGTCATACGGGTTCGATATCCACCACCGATTCTCGGATCCCGTCAAGGCAATTCTGGGTTCCGATGAGCTGCCGGAGAAGGGGAGTGCCGAATACTATGCTGCTATGGCGCACAGAGATCGCTTGATTCGAGGGCGTCATCTCTCCACCGCCGACGAAACGACGCCGCTTACTTTCGTTTATGGCAACGAAACTTATCAGATTGGTGCTTTTGGACA TTTGCATTATGCGAATGTTTCTGTGGGGACACCAAGCACATCATACCTTGTGGCCTTAGACACGGGCAGTGATTTGCTCTGGTTGCCATGTGATTGTAGCAGTTGCGTGCGTGGCTTAAAGttctcaaatggagtt gtaaaaaaatttgaaatctaCAGCCCTAATACGTCGTCAACAAGCAAAAAGGTTTCTTGCAACAGCACATATTGTGAACAACCACAACACTGCGCTTCAGCAGCTAGTGATTGTCATTACAAGATTGAGTATCTGTCGAATGACACCTCATCTACGGGGGTCCTGGTAGAGGATGTTTTGCACCTAACCACTGACGATGCGAAACAAAAAGATGTTAATGCACAGATTGGTTTTGG TTGTGGTAAGGAGCAGACTGGAATATTTTTGGATGGTGCAGCTCCCAACGGTCTATTAGGGCTTGGTATGGATGACGTATCCATTCCTAGCATTTTAGCGAGCCAGGGGCTTGCTTCAAATTCTTTTTCCATGTGTTTCGGACTTGATGGATCTGGGAGAATTAGCTTTGGTGATAATGGAAGCTTAGACCAAGCAGAAACGCCATTCAATCTTAAAAATGGGCGTGCATA TCCAACTTACAACATTACCATTACTCAATTAGCTATTGGAGAAAGTGTTACCGATCTTGAATTCTATGCTATTTTTGACTCTGGTACCTCATTTACATACCTAAATGATCCAGCTTACACACAGATTACTGAGAAT TTCAACAGCGCTCTAAAAAACAAGCAGCGTTCGAAGGATTCTAGCATCCCTTTTGAATACTGTTATGATATAAG TCCAAATCAAACAGTGAACTTGACGCTGAAAGGTGGAAAGCAATATCCTCTGCTTGATCCGCTTGTGGTTTTTGCTAATGAA GATGGAACACCAATGCTTTATTGTCTGGGCATCGTCAAAAGTGGAGATGTAAATATCATTGGAC AAAACTTCATGACGGGCTATCGTGTAATTTTTGACCGTGAGAGGATGGTATTGGGTTGGAAGGAGTCCAATT gttATAATGTTGAGGACACCGTCACTCTTCCTGTCACTAAATCCAAATCTCCGGCCGCATCCCCTAGCTCTACCATCAATCCGGAAGCCACAGCAGGGAGTACCAACACTTCTCATATACCACCATCAAATCATTCACCCAAGTTGAACTCCTTTGCGTGTGCGCTCACCATGGTTCTTTTTGCATGTTTTGCCATAGTTTGA